GCAGAGCAGTCATGGACGTCCATGCCGAGCATGTGCCCCGTCCCGTGCAGCGTCCACCGCCGCTGCAGCCCCAGCTCCAGCACCCGCTCCACGGGCCCCTTGACGAGCCCCCACTCGACGAGCCGTTCGGTCAGCACACGCTGGGCCGCGTCATGGAAGTCCCGGTACTTCGCACCCGGCTTCACCGCCGCGATACCGGCCTCCTGCGCCTCGTACACGGCGTCGTAGATCTTCTTCTGGATCTCGCTGTACCGGCCGTTGATCGGCAGCGTCCGCGTGACGTCGGCGGTGTAGTACGTGTGCGTTTCGACGCCCGCGTCGAGCAGCAGCAGATCACCCGAACGCACGGGCCCGTCGTTGCGCACCCAGTGCAGCGTGCAGGCGTGCGGACCGGCCGCGCAGATGGAGCCGTAGCCGACGTCGTTGCCCTCCACGCGCGCGCGGAGGAAGAACGTGCCCTCGATGTAGCGCTCGGAGGTCGCCTCGGCCTTGTCGAGGACCTTCACGACGTCCTCGAAGCCGCGCACGGTCGAGTCGACGGCCTTCTGCAGCTCGCCGATCTCGAAGTCGTCCTTGACCAGCCGCGCCTCGGACAGGAAGACCCGCAGCTCCTCGTCCCGCTCGGCGGTGACCTTGTCGGTCAGCGCGGCCTCGATGCCGGCGTCGTAGCCGCGCACGACGCGCACGGGCCCCGTCGCCTCGCGGAGCTTGTCCGTCAGCTCGCGCACGTCGGCGGCCGGGATGCCGTACAGCTTCTCCGCCTCGGTGAGCGAGTGCCGGCGGCCGACCCACAGCTCGCCCTGGCCGGACAGCCAGAACTCGCCGTTCTCCCGGTCGGAGCGCGGCAGGAGGTAGATCGTCGCCTTGTGCCCGTCGGCGACGGGCTCCAGGACGAGGACGCCGTCTGCGCTTTCATCGGGCCGGCCGCCAGTGAGATACGCGTACTCGACCGACGCCCGGAAGGCGTACTCGGTGTCGTTCGAGCGGGTCTTCAGATTGCCCGCGGGAATCACCAGACGCTCACCCGGGAAGTGCGCGGACAGCGCGGCGCGCCGCGCGGCGGTCTGGGTGGCCTGGGGGATCGGCTCCAGGCCGCGCAGCTCCGTGTCGGCCCAGCCGGACTTCATGTTCTCGGCGAGCTCGTCGGACACGCCCGGGTACAGGCCGTTCTTGCGCTGCTTGATGGGCTCCTCTTCGGCAGTCTCCGGCCCCGCTGCGGTAGCAGCAAGATCAACAGAGTCCGAGAGCTCTTCTGCCACGGCGGTCATCCTCCTCGATACGGCACTGGACCCCGTCCATCGTACGGTCGTACAGAAGGGGGCCCCGGGGGGAAAGGACCATTACCGAGAGCTGCTATGCCGACGACCTCGGACCCTGTTATGGCCGGCTACTCGAACCGAGCCGCCAGCAGCACCACGTCCTCCTCGCTGTCCGCCCGGTCCAGCCCGTTCGGCAGGACCGTCCGCAGGACGTGGTCGACGACCGCGTCCGGATCGTGCCGCAGGGCCCTCGGCACCCCGGCCGCCGCCGCGTGCAGCCGGGTGAACGCCCGGTCGGTGGGGTCGCCGGTGCGGTGCAGCAGCCCGTCGGTGTAGAGCAGAACCGTCTCTCCGGCTTCCGCCGTCAGCTCCACGCTCGGCGCCTCCCAGCAGGCCAGCATGCCCAGCGGCGCGGACACGGAGGTCTCCACGAACTCCGTGCGCCGATCACCGATCAGCAGCGGCGGGGTGTGCCCGGCGCCCGCGAGCGTGATCTTGCGCAGGGCGGGCTCGCAGTAGGCGAACAGGGCGGTGGCGCAGCGGGCCGGCTCGGTGAGTCTGAGCAGCAGTTCCAGGTCGGACAGGACCGCGACCGGGTCCTCGCCCTCCATGACGGCGTACGCCCGCAGGCTGGCCCTCAGTCGTCCCATCGCGGCGATGGCGCTGGGCCCGGACCCGGTCACCGAGCCGACCGCCAGGCCGAGCGCGGCGTCCGGCAGCGGCAGCGCGTCGTACCAGTCGCCGCCGCCGCGCGGGCCGGTGCGGTGCCGCGCGGCGAGCTGCACGCCGGCCATGCGGGGCAGGCGGGAGGGGAGCAGTTCCTCGGCCATCGTCTTCATGCACGCGCGTGTGCGCTCGACTTCGAGGAGCCGGGCGAGGTGCTCGGTGGCGTAGCGGGCGTACAGACCGATGAGGTGGCGTTGGCGTTCGGCCGGTTCGGCGGGCTCGTCGTACAGCCACACGGCGGCGCCGAGACGGCCGGCGGCCTCGGTGGACAGGGGGAGCGCGTAGCTCGCGGCGTAGCCGAGGCGTGCGGCCACCTCGCGGTGGCGCGGGTCGAGTCCGTCCGCGGCGAACAGGTCGGGCTCGGCGATCTCGCCGTCACCACCCGGAAGGCCGTCGAGGATCCTGCCGAACGACAGGGAGCTGCGCGGGACGGTCTCGAGGTGGCCGAGGTCGGCGCGGGCGAGGCCCAGTCCGATCGTCTTGTCCGGGCCGAGCCCGTCGGCCGGTTCCAGCACGACGAGGCCGCGCCGGGCACCCACGAGGGCGGCTCCGGCGCGCAGCAGTTCCTGGAGGGCTTCGGCGAGTGCGTCCGTGCGGGCCAGGCGCTCGGTGAGCTCGTGGAGTGTCGTGAGGTCCGAGACCCACCCGGCGAGACGGTCCTGAAGCAGCGCCCCTGGTGCGTGAGGTGGCGGGACCGCTGAGGTTCCCGAGGCCGCGGGCGCGGGCGCGACAGTGTGTGCGGGCGAGGGAACCGTTGAATCGATTCCGGCCACTTTCGGAGGGTGAGGGGCGTTCATGGCGTCCGGCTTTCCGGCCGGTGCGTATTGCTCAAAGGCATCGCAAACCCCCATGTCATTCTGCGCCGGTAGCAGTGTCTCCACATGTACACGCACTCGTGAGGGGATGTCCAGCATTGTCCTGCCGGGATTCCTGGTGTCCGTGGGTAACCAGAGCACTCGGCGTAGACCTCTTGCATAAAGGCAAAGTTGGCCTAAAACTGCCTCAGGGAACAGGGTATTGCGGTCGACTGGTTTCGCTCCACGGAGCGTCACAGCGGTCGTGATGGGTACGTACTCGGTGAAGACCAGGGGTGGTTGACAACCACCCGGAACCTGGTGACGGACCCGGGCGTCTTAGCCACCGACGGCCGGCCCCATCCTCCCGCGGCGGAGGCGAAGAGAAATACGCGCGACGCTAAACGCCAGACTTCGCCACCCCACGCCACGCCCATGCTTTTGACAGAAGCGGTATGGACGAGGTGGCCGCGGAAGCAGTCAACGCTCGGCCCATAGGGGTTTCCCTTGCCCAAGGCAGGGGGTGTGATGCGCCAACAGGTACGCACAGTGAAGTGATCGACACATGGTGTGATGTGACCACGGTGTTGCCAGCGGTGCAACGGAAAGGAACGAGCGCTCATGCGCGAGATCCTCGGAAGGCGACGCAGGCTCCTGCGCGGCGACGGGAGGCCTGAATTGATCAGCGCGGCCCTGTCCTTCGCGACGGAATGGCGCTGGCCGGTACTCCCGGGCGTGACGACGCACCCGCAGGGGCATGCCCGCTGCGGCTGCCCCGACCCGGAGTGCACGGTGCCCGGCGCCCACCCCTTCGACCCCGGCCTCCTCGCGGCCACCACCGACGAGCGCATGGTGCGCTGGTGGTGGACCAACCGGCCCGCGGCGCCGATCATCCTCGCCACCGGCGGCACGGCACCCTGCGCGGTCAGCCTCCCCGCGCTGCCGGCCGCTCACGCCCTCACCGCACTCGACCGCATGGGCATGCGCCTCGGCCCGGTCGTCGCCTCGCCCGCCCGCTGGGCGATCCTGGTGAAGCCGTACTCCATGGAGCAGCTGGGCGAACTGCTCTACGCCAAGGACTTCGTCCCCGGTTCCCTCCGCTTCCACGGCGAGGGCGGCTACATCGCCCTTCCCCCGTCCGAGACGGGCCAGGGCCCCATCACCTGGCAGCGCGCCCCGCTGCCCGGCTCGGCCTCCCCGTGGGTGCCGGACGTGGAGGCGGTGGTGGACGCCGTGGTTGAGGCCCTCACTCGTACGGGTGTGAGCGCGCCCGAGTTGTAGGGCCGAACGGCGCGCGTGGAACGGCACATGCCCGAGCGGTCGTTACATTCCGCTGTATGCCGCGTCAAACCAGGGGAAATAGGGCACCGTCGTCGCATCGCCGCGGGCCGAATCGTAGAAGAGTCCGTCTGATCGCCTTCGCGTCCGTCGCGGCGGCCGCGGTCGCCCTGCCGCTGGCCTGGGCGGCCGCCGGCCAGGTCGTCGAGGCGAGCCGGGCCGCCGGACGCACGTCCGCTCGTGAGGCCGTACGGCCCTCCCCCCATGCTCCTGAGGACGGTGCCGTACGCCCGTCCCGCCCCACCGACGCCAAGGCGCCCGCCGCCGAGCCCGTCGACTCCTCGCTGCTGCTCGGCCTGGGCCTTGCCACCGCCGCCCGCTGCGGTCCCGAACTCACCTCCCCCGAAGGCGTCGAGGCGCAGACCTGCGTCCTCACGCAGGGCGACGAGACCTGGGCGCGCACCTACTTCCGCAACGCGACCGGCGGCGCGCTGGACTCCGTACTGAGCCTCATGGGGCCCGGTGGCCGCACGGTGCAGATGCGCTGCGGCGGGGGCGCCGAGGACGAGCCGGGGACGTGTGAGACGCCCCGGGAGCGCACTCGGGGGAACCTGGACGCCTACACGGCGGTCGCGGAGTTCGCGTCCCGGGCCGGGAGCGGGCCGCTGCTGCTGCGCTCCGCGAGCAACTCC
Above is a window of Streptomyces sp. DT2A-34 DNA encoding:
- a CDS encoding bifunctional DNA primase/polymerase, giving the protein MREILGRRRRLLRGDGRPELISAALSFATEWRWPVLPGVTTHPQGHARCGCPDPECTVPGAHPFDPGLLAATTDERMVRWWWTNRPAAPIILATGGTAPCAVSLPALPAAHALTALDRMGMRLGPVVASPARWAILVKPYSMEQLGELLYAKDFVPGSLRFHGEGGYIALPPSETGQGPITWQRAPLPGSASPWVPDVEAVVDAVVEALTRTGVSAPEL
- a CDS encoding aminopeptidase P family protein; its protein translation is MAEELSDSVDLAATAAGPETAEEEPIKQRKNGLYPGVSDELAENMKSGWADTELRGLEPIPQATQTAARRAALSAHFPGERLVIPAGNLKTRSNDTEYAFRASVEYAYLTGGRPDESADGVLVLEPVADGHKATIYLLPRSDRENGEFWLSGQGELWVGRRHSLTEAEKLYGIPAADVRELTDKLREATGPVRVVRGYDAGIEAALTDKVTAERDEELRVFLSEARLVKDDFEIGELQKAVDSTVRGFEDVVKVLDKAEATSERYIEGTFFLRARVEGNDVGYGSICAAGPHACTLHWVRNDGPVRSGDLLLLDAGVETHTYYTADVTRTLPINGRYSEIQKKIYDAVYEAQEAGIAAVKPGAKYRDFHDAAQRVLTERLVEWGLVKGPVERVLELGLQRRWTLHGTGHMLGMDVHDCSAARTETYVEGVLEPGMVLTVEPGLYFQADDLTVPEEYRGIGVRIEDDILVTEDGNRNLSAGLPRRSDEVESWMAALKG
- a CDS encoding PP2C family protein-serine/threonine phosphatase; this translates as MLDIPSRVRVHVETLLPAQNDMGVCDAFEQYAPAGKPDAMNAPHPPKVAGIDSTVPSPAHTVAPAPAASGTSAVPPPHAPGALLQDRLAGWVSDLTTLHELTERLARTDALAEALQELLRAGAALVGARRGLVVLEPADGLGPDKTIGLGLARADLGHLETVPRSSLSFGRILDGLPGGDGEIAEPDLFAADGLDPRHREVAARLGYAASYALPLSTEAAGRLGAAVWLYDEPAEPAERQRHLIGLYARYATEHLARLLEVERTRACMKTMAEELLPSRLPRMAGVQLAARHRTGPRGGGDWYDALPLPDAALGLAVGSVTGSGPSAIAAMGRLRASLRAYAVMEGEDPVAVLSDLELLLRLTEPARCATALFAYCEPALRKITLAGAGHTPPLLIGDRRTEFVETSVSAPLGMLACWEAPSVELTAEAGETVLLYTDGLLHRTGDPTDRAFTRLHAAAAGVPRALRHDPDAVVDHVLRTVLPNGLDRADSEEDVVLLAARFE